The following proteins are co-located in the Besnoitia besnoiti strain Bb-Ger1 chromosome Unknown contig00007, whole genome shotgun sequence genome:
- a CDS encoding uncharacterized protein (encoded by transcript BESB_074110): MALRPLAEMPSRHRAAPDSDASAPGACQETSQPPPASPLPSPASAAAASSADASSSPRAGAPCADAEVPSAAGPSRNEEEETGGELCAYDDEKKAGRRRPRGDAGLAGEEGSKSPKKKKNLPQSSDEEGLSAERSADAGAEEGRRETRLGEETAPHTQAPEEDDSQSSTGACASQSAGALGRDGEHCEARLGAAPNAVTSPSQEAARRERQTTRKTGGHDERDKRRETGGHVASPPSAAASPPSASATLTSPRPTSPRPTSPVLLPSSPRSSCLSSLASALAASLSLSDAHASAPGEVAAAALPALLPHAEDVRRMLLLKAQASSLSVSSPLLPPRVARLRSPPLRASARRDASDDPRYARGSTAPFAASSSFSTLPPRCLDVPLGREAPEACSLPLAASSVPSSAAPASAAGGVSVLSDRDVARLLSRRLRITTRAQRKSSLVANSHHAACCAPARAAAGHGGAGVRGAEAELGRFADGLPQMNSTERVASSFLAWSAAARSTTTALDVSGGELLRRGRKRKRAAALLDKLQILRCLNCGEVARGGYKFGDYVICCCCGENNFAVVREWSPGGEATTVGGDRGQAGAPATGVGGGAVSGRRGSKREIGIDSRGEEEMEMSRKILESEDSSEDEAAGAASVFHY, from the coding sequence AtggcgctgcgccctctcgcGGAGATGCCCAGCCGTCACAGGGCCGCGCCTgacagcgacgcctccgcgcccggtGCGTGCCAGGAgacgtcgcagccgccgcctgcgtcgccacttccttctcccgcctctgcggctgcagcgtcgagcgccgatgcctcgtcgtcgccgcgcgcgggtgcgccgtgcgcggacgcggaggtGCCTTCAGCCGCAGGCCCTTcgagaaacgaagaagaggagaccggGGGAGAGCTCTGCGCGTATGACGAtgagaagaaggcggggcggcggcggccgcgaggcgacgctggactagcgggggaggagggctCCAAGAgtccgaagaagaagaaaaacttGCCGCAGAGCTCGGATGAAGAGGGCCTCTCCGCCGAGCGttccgcggacgccggcgcagaagaaggccgaCGAGAGACCCGCCTCGGAGAAGAAACGGCACCGCACACACAGGCCCCTGAGGAGGACGATTCGCAGAGTTCCActggcgcgtgtgcgtcgcaGTCAGCGGGGGCCCTGGGACGCGACGGAGAACATTGCGAGGCAAGGCTGGGCGCAGCGCCCAACGCAGTCACCAGCCCGTCtcaagaggcggcgcgacgagagagacaaacGACGCGAAAGACAGGGGGAcacgacgagagagacaaacGACGCGAGACAGGGGGACAcgtggcgtcgccgccgagcgcggccgcctcgccgccctcagcGTCTGCGACCCTcacgtcgcctcgcccgaCTTCGCCTCGTCCGACGTCTCCCGTGTTgctgccttcgtctccgcgttcATCGTGTCTGTCGTCGCTtgcctcggcgctcgcggcctcgctgtctctttccGACGCGCATGCTTCTGCGCCGGGCGAGgttgcggcagcggcgctcccTGCTCTGCTGCCGCACGCCGAGGACGTGCGCCGaatgctgctgctgaaggctcaggcgtcgtcgctttctgtctcctcgccgctgctgcccccGCGggtggcgcggctgcgcagcccgccgctccgcgcctccgctcggcgcgacgcctccgACGACCCGAGGTACGCGCGCGGATCGACTGCGccgttcgccgcctcctcgtcgtttTCGACGCTTCCGCCGAGGTGTCTGGATGTGCCTTTGGGGCGTGAAGCGCCAGAGGCGtgttcgctgcctctcgcggcctccagcgtgccctcttccgctgcgcccgcgtccgccgctggGGGCGTGAGCGTGCTGTCGGATCgcgacgtcgcgcgcctgctgagTCGCCGCTTGCGAAtcacgacgcgcgcgcaaagGAAGTCTTCTCTCGTGGCGAACAGTCACCACGCCGCATGCTGTGCacctgcgcgagcggctgccggtcacggcggcgcgggggtgCGCGGtgcagaggcggagctcgGGCGGTTCGCGGACGGGTTGCCGCAGATGAACAGCACCGAGCGCGTGGCGTCGTCCTTTCTCGCGTggagcgctgccgcgcgctcaACGACGACGGCTCTAGATGTTTCTGgtggcgagctgctgcgccgcggaaggaagcggaagcgagccgcggcgctgctcgacAAACTCCAGATCCTCAGGTGTCTGAACTGCGGagaagtcgcgcgcggcggctacAAGTTCGGCGACTACGTgatctgctgctgctgcggcgaaaacaacttcgccgtcgtccgcgagTGGAGCcccggcggcgaagcgaccACGGTCGGAGGCGACCGGGGACAGGCCGGCGCCCCGGCGACAGGGGTCGGCGGTGGCGCCgtgagcggccgccgcggcagcaagCGCGAGATCGGGATCGACagccgaggcgaagaagaaatggAGATGAGCAGGAAGATcctcgagagcgaggacagctcagaggacgaagcggccggcgcggcttcGGTTTTCCACTATTAG